A single window of Macellibacteroides fermentans DNA harbors:
- a CDS encoding RNA polymerase sigma-70 factor — protein MNARNEKTYYYQHIYLKYGPMLLRFAEKFVSELFAEDIVQDVFLKLWDKQIFILPEDELKRVLYTSVRNACIDSLRRINLEQEIIDNRMIQLKLDELDFFEASDELFMTQDILNILLEKIDELPEKSRIIFRLSYIEGLKASEIAEQMDLSVRTVENQLYRSLQQLRKKCSNLFVYLFII, from the coding sequence ATGAATGCTAGGAATGAAAAAACATACTATTATCAACATATCTATCTTAAATATGGTCCAATGTTGCTGCGGTTTGCCGAAAAATTTGTTTCTGAACTATTTGCAGAGGATATTGTACAGGATGTTTTTCTTAAACTATGGGATAAGCAAATCTTTATTCTGCCTGAGGATGAGTTGAAACGGGTTCTATATACTTCGGTAAGAAATGCTTGTATTGATTCTTTACGTCGTATCAATCTGGAACAGGAGATTATTGATAACAGGATGATTCAGCTTAAATTAGATGAGTTGGATTTCTTTGAAGCCTCTGATGAACTGTTTATGACTCAGGACATTCTTAATATTTTACTTGAGAAAATAGACGAACTTCCTGAAAAGAGTAGAATAATATTCCGTTTATCTTATATTGAGGGCTTAAAAGCCTCTGAGATAGCGGAACAAATGGATTTATCCGTCCGAACCGTCGAAAACCAATTGTATCGTTCGTTACAACAATTACGTAAGAAATGTAGTAATCTGTTTGTCTATCTGTTTATCATCTGA
- a CDS encoding FecR family protein, producing MEDKYHDLIIGYLQSQLTRKEMDSFYSWVNENDENKKLYFETKAIYDACKSSAGRKTIDINESWQRLLLKNKKRKFLGIEFQRFGSYVAVAFFAGLIALSVNYILNPHTEKFTAKYVGGDGIMADKVELPDGTIVTVASNTTFFYDSDYGKKDRVVHLEGEAYFDVAKQKSKPFIVKVKNQSIEALGTKFNVMAYPSDSLLTTTLVEGSVRLTTGNNAKETVLKPNQQLTYNNIRNVIEIANVDASRFTSWTTGYYYFSQQTLKAIFYKLSHVYGITFDVKSENLNKKIFTGTFYRGQSVNNILEVISLSIPIKYEINDRVVIISE from the coding sequence ATGGAAGATAAGTATCATGATTTAATTATAGGATATTTGCAGAGTCAACTTACAAGGAAGGAGATGGATTCATTTTATTCCTGGGTAAATGAGAATGACGAAAACAAAAAACTATATTTTGAAACTAAAGCCATTTATGATGCTTGCAAATCATCTGCCGGAAGAAAAACAATTGATATCAATGAAAGTTGGCAACGCCTGCTACTTAAAAATAAGAAAAGAAAGTTTCTGGGTATTGAGTTTCAAAGATTTGGTTCTTATGTTGCTGTTGCTTTTTTTGCTGGTTTGATTGCGCTTTCTGTTAATTATATTCTGAATCCACACACCGAGAAATTTACGGCTAAATATGTTGGCGGAGATGGTATAATGGCAGATAAAGTGGAGTTGCCGGATGGCACTATTGTAACTGTAGCTTCTAATACGACCTTTTTTTATGATTCGGATTATGGAAAGAAAGACCGTGTTGTTCATTTGGAAGGAGAAGCCTATTTTGATGTAGCTAAACAAAAGAGTAAACCATTTATTGTGAAAGTAAAAAATCAGAGTATCGAAGCTTTAGGAACCAAGTTTAATGTTATGGCATATCCATCGGATTCTTTGTTAACAACAACGTTGGTAGAGGGATCAGTAAGGCTTACAACCGGAAATAATGCTAAAGAAACGGTTCTTAAACCGAATCAGCAACTTACGTATAATAATATAAGAAACGTTATAGAAATAGCGAATGTAGATGCTTCCAGATTTACTTCGTGGACAACCGGTTATTATTATTTCTCGCAACAAACTCTAAAAGCGATATTTTATAAACTAAGTCATGTATATGGTATAACTTTTGACGTAAAGTCTGAAAATCTGAATAAGAAAATATTTACCGGAACATTTTACAGAGGACAAAGTGTGAATAATATTTTGGAGGTGATAAGTCTTTCGATTCCAATTAAATATGAGATAAATGACAGAGTTGTAATAATTAGTGAATAA
- a CDS encoding SusC/RagA family TonB-linked outer membrane protein gives MKITILLLIMGFSQAFATTYAQTATLSISAKNETLESVLKKIEKQTEFLFFYNVADVNKDLIVNIDKQNSDIKEVLEEVKSQTGLKYSIKDRHIVLTNSRNHDNTYNRIQSVPQSGHLISGVVKDKSGEPIIGANILIKGTTNGVITDLDGNFSMEVPADAVLQISYMGYINQEVATKGQKQINVILIEDTQKLDEVVVTALGIKRQSRSLGYSTTLVGGEDFTMARDPNLGNALSGKIAGVSVSGNATGSGGSSRVIIRGNASLTGNNMPLYVVDGVPFDNSNLGSAGQWGGMDMGDGLNNINADDIESIQVLKGAAASALYGYRGGNGAVLITTKSGKKGKPTTIEFNNNLTFNTIYDYRDYQKVFGQGTYGSRPTDAISAKASEMTSWGEALDGGNAVNFLGDTYKYSYVDNWDSFYRTGINNASSVSISGSADKIAYRFGISNVYEQSILPNSGSNQQGINMNTTYDLLSNLQLAVNANYVFEKFNGRSNLSDGNGNTNASLIHRGNSFDIRWLERGSATSNWGTSESGSELLGGTNVYFNNPYWLQYRKTNDMNKNRLTGSMNLKWDITNWLYVQGAVQRDGYNLDFKQVQPVGAAADPSGWMTEYSKSYSEINLNYLVGFNKEFNDWSVAATFGGNRQRNITKQYIPSDGGRPFIIDGLWSVNNLGDKRAAKNYTEYQVNSIYGTADFGWKNQVFLNLTGRNDWFSTLSPANNHYFYPSATLSWVFSDAFETPDWFTFGKVRASYASASNGTAAYQNLLLYKLRDYTINGQHTITQNNNNQYPNPDLKPVRISEQEVGLNVAFFQNRLSFDMAYYRKNTKDDIAVVSTSSASGYTSKVMNVGEIQNQGFEFMVDVVPVKSSNFMWNTTLNFAYNDSEVKYLGGVAQLQIDGASSRSGNVSVQNVVGSSYGELIGHKYKRDDKGNIVFKNGIAQADDKLSSLGNGVYKLTGGWNNSFKYKDFSLAFLLDFKVGAKLFSGTNYSLFSEGLHKNTLVGRTSAEPNANIVGVGVMDDGNGNYVPNTVGVDAQTYYQGITSNNIAEEFVYNASFLKLRELSIGYEFPKTLLGKIKAVKGLNVSLVGRNLWTIVKHTDNIDPESAYNNSNGQGLELNGYPATRSVGFNVNVKF, from the coding sequence ATGAAAATAACAATTTTATTGCTAATAATGGGTTTTTCTCAAGCTTTTGCTACCACGTATGCCCAAACTGCGACTCTTTCCATTTCGGCAAAAAACGAAACATTGGAAAGTGTCTTGAAAAAAATTGAGAAACAAACTGAGTTTTTGTTTTTTTATAATGTTGCCGATGTAAATAAGGATTTGATTGTCAACATTGACAAACAAAACTCCGATATTAAGGAGGTACTTGAAGAGGTAAAATCACAAACGGGTTTAAAGTACTCTATAAAAGACCGCCACATAGTGCTTACTAACTCCAGAAATCACGATAATACATATAACAGAATCCAATCAGTACCACAGAGTGGTCACTTAATAAGTGGGGTGGTAAAAGATAAATCAGGAGAGCCAATTATTGGAGCTAATATCCTGATTAAGGGAACTACAAATGGTGTAATAACCGATTTAGATGGAAATTTCAGCATGGAAGTTCCTGCAGATGCAGTTTTGCAAATCAGCTACATGGGTTACATTAATCAGGAAGTAGCAACAAAGGGCCAGAAGCAAATCAATGTCATCTTAATTGAAGATACGCAGAAATTGGACGAGGTGGTTGTAACTGCTTTAGGTATCAAACGTCAGTCACGTTCGTTAGGATATTCAACCACTTTGGTTGGAGGTGAAGATTTCACCATGGCTCGTGATCCAAACTTGGGAAATGCTTTATCCGGAAAGATTGCCGGAGTAAGTGTGTCTGGTAATGCTACAGGATCTGGTGGTTCCAGCCGTGTGATTATTCGCGGTAATGCATCTTTGACTGGAAACAATATGCCCTTATACGTAGTTGATGGTGTTCCTTTTGATAATTCAAATCTTGGAAGTGCCGGTCAGTGGGGTGGTATGGATATGGGAGATGGTTTGAATAATATTAACGCCGATGATATTGAGTCAATTCAAGTCTTAAAAGGTGCTGCTGCATCTGCTCTGTACGGTTATCGCGGAGGTAATGGTGCAGTATTGATTACTACAAAATCAGGTAAGAAAGGAAAACCTACTACCATTGAATTTAATAATAACTTAACTTTCAATACGATATATGATTATCGTGATTACCAGAAGGTATTTGGTCAGGGAACTTACGGTAGCCGTCCTACAGACGCTATCTCGGCCAAAGCGTCGGAAATGACCAGCTGGGGTGAAGCATTAGATGGAGGTAACGCTGTAAACTTCTTAGGAGACACCTATAAATATTCATATGTAGACAATTGGGATAGTTTCTATCGTACCGGTATCAATAATGCCAGCTCTGTATCTATCAGCGGATCGGCAGATAAAATTGCGTATCGTTTTGGTATATCAAATGTGTATGAACAAAGTATTCTGCCAAACTCTGGAAGTAATCAACAGGGTATTAATATGAATACTACTTACGATCTTTTATCTAATTTGCAGTTAGCAGTAAATGCAAACTATGTATTTGAGAAATTCAATGGACGTTCTAATTTGTCTGATGGCAATGGTAATACCAATGCTTCTTTAATTCACCGGGGTAATTCTTTTGACATCCGTTGGCTGGAACGTGGTAGCGCTACAAGTAACTGGGGTACTTCAGAATCCGGATCTGAATTGCTGGGAGGTACAAATGTTTATTTTAACAATCCCTATTGGTTGCAGTACAGAAAGACCAATGACATGAATAAGAATCGTCTTACAGGTTCTATGAACCTGAAGTGGGATATTACAAATTGGCTGTATGTACAGGGAGCTGTTCAACGTGATGGTTATAATTTAGATTTCAAACAAGTACAGCCAGTTGGTGCGGCTGCTGACCCTTCGGGTTGGATGACAGAATACTCAAAATCGTATTCTGAAATTAACTTGAACTATTTGGTTGGATTTAATAAAGAATTCAATGATTGGTCTGTTGCTGCAACATTTGGTGGTAACCGTCAACGTAACATCACGAAACAATATATCCCTTCTGATGGCGGTCGTCCGTTTATTATTGATGGATTATGGTCTGTTAATAATCTGGGAGATAAACGTGCTGCTAAAAACTATACGGAATATCAGGTTAACTCCATTTATGGAACAGCCGATTTTGGCTGGAAAAACCAGGTGTTTTTGAACCTGACCGGACGTAATGACTGGTTCTCTACTTTATCTCCGGCTAATAACCATTATTTCTATCCGTCAGCCACTCTGTCATGGGTTTTCTCAGATGCTTTTGAAACACCGGATTGGTTTACTTTTGGAAAAGTTCGTGCTTCATATGCATCAGCGTCAAATGGTACAGCTGCTTACCAGAATCTATTGTTGTATAAATTAAGAGATTATACTATTAACGGACAACATACGATTACCCAAAATAACAACAACCAATATCCTAATCCGGACCTGAAACCAGTTCGTATTTCGGAACAGGAAGTTGGATTGAATGTAGCGTTCTTCCAAAATCGTCTGTCATTCGACATGGCCTATTACCGTAAAAACACCAAAGACGATATTGCAGTCGTTTCAACCTCAAGTGCATCGGGTTATACATCTAAGGTAATGAACGTGGGCGAAATACAAAACCAGGGATTCGAATTCATGGTTGATGTAGTGCCGGTTAAAAGTTCAAATTTTATGTGGAACACAACTTTAAACTTTGCATATAACGATAGTGAAGTGAAGTATTTAGGTGGTGTGGCTCAGTTACAGATTGACGGAGCATCTTCACGCTCTGGTAACGTAAGTGTACAGAACGTAGTAGGTTCTTCTTATGGTGAACTGATTGGACATAAGTATAAACGTGATGATAAAGGAAATATCGTTTTCAAAAATGGTATTGCGCAAGCAGACGATAAATTGTCAAGCCTGGGTAATGGTGTTTATAAATTGACCGGTGGATGGAACAACAGTTTCAAATATAAAGATTTTTCACTTGCTTTCCTTTTGGACTTTAAAGTTGGTGCTAAGCTGTTTTCCGGAACAAACTATTCATTATTTAGCGAAGGTTTACATAAGAACACTTTGGTTGGCCGTACATCGGCAGAACCCAATGCAAATATTGTGGGTGTTGGTGTGATGGATGACGGTAATGGCAACTATGTACCTAATACAGTAGGAGTAGATGCTCAGACTTATTACCAAGGGATTACGAGCAATAACATTGCTGAAGAGTTTGTTTACAATGCCAGCTTCCTGAAGTTGCGCGAACTTTCTATCGGCTATGAATTCCCTAAGACCTTATTGGGTAAGATTAAAGCAGTAAAAGGACTGAATGTTTCTCTGGTGGGACGTAATCTTTGGACGATCGTTAAACACACAGATAATATCGATCCGGAATCTGCATATAACAATTCAAACGGACAAGGTTTGGAGTTGAACGGTTATCCTGCAACAAGGAGCGTCGGATTCAATGTGAATGTTAAATTTTAA
- a CDS encoding SusD/RagB family nutrient-binding outer membrane lipoprotein: MNKYIKHTLAAFALIATSTSCSDFADVNIDPEHINEGNVPYEMVFSNAQHQALGSDWDVWRNGCILSGQWMQHLTSVDWWWNYGLYAYSDGYSGALWDGIYAGDRGAVRDVTTVLDLWKDKEGYSIDYNMARVMRVYTMHRLTDLYGDVPYSEAGRPKEFSYPKYDKQQDIYMDMLKELDEAQANLGSGVAKMGDHDVYFRGNAAQWKKFANSLMLRLAMRLSKVDPSTAQTWVKKAVANGLITSNSENVKLDHPGGVTTNDSAEPYAKIFAHEDKEFFLSEKFVNELKNKQDPRLALIATVCEDPSISIQKSGYQFGNTNPEVQQGLPGGYNISKNSAWYIGKKIVNFDPQNYQSKYSVPNRYTYSDPTSPTFIVTYAQTQLLLAEAAVRGWVSGDAKTYYENGVRAAMEQFAQFPNATKLYQQYVTPEAINTYLTANPFDGTLEQINTQYWINCFCDEYESFSNWRRSGYPALQSTYDPANPYGLSATKGSIPRRFAYPSTESQVNTKNYDAAVSGLSDGDTFTSRIWWDVK, from the coding sequence ATGAACAAATATATAAAACATACGTTAGCTGCGTTTGCTCTTATTGCGACCTCCACAAGTTGTAGCGACTTTGCTGATGTAAATATTGATCCTGAACACATAAATGAAGGGAATGTCCCTTATGAGATGGTCTTTTCCAATGCGCAACATCAGGCATTAGGTTCAGACTGGGATGTTTGGCGTAACGGTTGTATTTTAAGCGGTCAGTGGATGCAGCACCTCACATCCGTTGATTGGTGGTGGAATTATGGATTGTATGCTTACAGTGATGGCTATTCAGGTGCCTTATGGGATGGGATATATGCCGGCGACCGTGGTGCTGTTCGTGATGTAACTACCGTTTTGGATTTGTGGAAAGATAAAGAAGGTTATTCCATTGATTACAATATGGCTCGTGTTATGCGTGTATATACAATGCATCGCCTGACCGACTTATATGGTGATGTGCCCTATTCTGAAGCCGGACGTCCGAAAGAGTTTTCTTATCCGAAGTACGATAAGCAACAGGATATCTATATGGATATGTTGAAAGAACTGGATGAAGCACAGGCAAATTTAGGTAGTGGTGTTGCTAAAATGGGAGACCACGATGTTTATTTCAGAGGTAATGCAGCGCAATGGAAGAAATTTGCAAATTCATTAATGCTACGTCTGGCTATGCGTCTTTCAAAAGTTGATCCGTCAACGGCACAAACCTGGGTAAAGAAAGCTGTGGCTAATGGCCTGATTACCTCAAACAGTGAAAATGTTAAGCTTGATCATCCGGGAGGTGTTACAACAAATGACTCTGCAGAACCATACGCAAAGATCTTTGCACACGAAGACAAGGAGTTTTTCTTAAGCGAAAAGTTTGTCAACGAATTAAAGAACAAGCAAGATCCTCGTCTGGCCTTGATCGCTACCGTATGTGAAGATCCTTCTATTTCTATCCAGAAATCCGGATACCAATTTGGAAATACGAATCCGGAAGTACAACAGGGACTCCCGGGTGGATATAATATCAGCAAGAACAGTGCTTGGTATATTGGTAAGAAAATTGTGAATTTTGATCCTCAAAACTACCAAAGCAAGTATTCTGTTCCGAATAGATATACCTATTCAGATCCTACTTCTCCAACATTTATCGTAACATATGCACAAACTCAATTACTATTAGCTGAAGCTGCTGTTCGTGGTTGGGTGAGTGGTGATGCAAAGACATATTACGAAAATGGAGTACGTGCGGCTATGGAACAGTTTGCTCAGTTCCCTAATGCAACAAAATTGTATCAGCAATATGTTACACCGGAAGCTATCAATACTTACCTGACTGCAAATCCGTTTGATGGTACATTGGAACAGATCAACACTCAATACTGGATTAACTGTTTCTGTGATGAGTATGAAAGTTTTTCAAACTGGCGCCGTTCCGGATATCCGGCTTTACAGTCTACATACGACCCCGCAAATCCTTACGGATTAAGTGCAACAAAAGGTTCTATTCCCCGCCGTTTTGCATATCCGTCAACAGAATCTCAGGTTAATACAAAAAATTATGATGCTGCTGTTAGTGGATTAAGTGATGGTGATACCTTTACCTCTCGTATCTGGTGGGATGTAAAGTGA
- a CDS encoding RNA polymerase sigma-70 factor, with translation MTDISSQISIDNLFWRIVLKDDNEAFRTLFYSFFPSLCVFAGRYIDNKEDCEDIVQDTFLKIWRTRKSLEITSSARNLLVTTVKNSCIDYLRKKEVEYSYMERQATKEWLTYQDDIYSTLELEEMITRALEQLPDNLRLVFEMNRFEGYTYVQIAEKQNISVKTVELYMSKSLKLMRRELKDYLPLILLFCF, from the coding sequence ATGACTGATATTTCCAGTCAAATATCCATAGATAATCTTTTTTGGAGGATTGTTTTGAAAGACGACAACGAAGCTTTTCGTACGCTCTTTTACAGCTTTTTTCCATCTCTTTGTGTTTTTGCAGGAAGATATATTGATAATAAAGAAGACTGTGAAGATATAGTTCAAGATACTTTTTTAAAGATATGGAGAACCCGCAAATCTTTAGAGATTACCTCTTCTGCTCGGAATTTATTAGTAACAACTGTAAAGAATAGTTGCATTGATTACCTTCGGAAAAAAGAAGTTGAATACTCTTACATGGAACGCCAAGCTACCAAAGAGTGGCTTACTTATCAGGATGATATTTATTCAACATTAGAACTGGAAGAAATGATCACGCGTGCCCTTGAACAATTACCCGATAACTTACGTTTGGTTTTTGAAATGAATCGCTTTGAAGGTTATACATATGTTCAGATTGCGGAGAAGCAGAACATTTCTGTTAAAACGGTTGAATTGTATATGAGTAAATCGTTAAAATTGATGCGCCGAGAGCTTAAGGATTATCTTCCATTGATTTTACTATTTTGTTTCTGA
- a CDS encoding FecR family protein, whose product MEGTLSKEEADALELLAANSPEFRKEIKDISFVWRATENLKKQRLVDTDAHWAKMSKQIAFLSFRQKLWNLSRTVAALLIIPLIMLTVYFMNDSVSKDVLYPEQIEFKTANGLVSKILLPDSSVVWLNAGSKISYPRQFLKNCRTVCLEGEAYFKVKSDKKNRFDVIVPGGMTVSAYGTEFNVSAYVDDNRIEAILSKGNVDVRKYNTDNVFTLKAGESAVLNKTTREISVSETNVYVHTAWREGKMVFRRAGFDEIVKKLSRHFNVLIELHGQTLHEYEYSATFTSETLPEILSLLEKSAPIRCQIIEPEKNADFTYAKRRVIIREYK is encoded by the coding sequence TTGGAAGGAACGCTTTCAAAAGAAGAAGCGGATGCTTTGGAGTTGTTAGCTGCAAATTCTCCAGAGTTTCGTAAGGAAATTAAAGACATAAGTTTTGTCTGGAGGGCAACGGAGAATCTTAAAAAGCAACGTTTAGTTGATACAGATGCTCATTGGGCTAAAATGTCTAAGCAAATAGCTTTCCTTTCCTTCCGGCAAAAGCTTTGGAACCTTTCTCGGACAGTTGCAGCCTTGCTTATAATCCCTCTGATTATGCTAACTGTTTATTTCATGAATGATTCTGTTAGCAAAGATGTTTTATATCCGGAACAGATTGAATTTAAAACAGCGAATGGGCTTGTGTCCAAAATATTACTACCCGATAGCTCTGTTGTTTGGTTAAATGCAGGTAGTAAGATATCTTATCCTCGTCAGTTTTTAAAGAATTGCCGAACTGTTTGCCTTGAAGGAGAGGCTTATTTTAAAGTAAAATCGGATAAAAAGAATCGGTTTGATGTAATAGTGCCGGGGGGGATGACTGTAAGTGCCTATGGAACCGAGTTTAATGTATCTGCCTATGTAGATGATAATAGGATAGAAGCGATTCTGTCCAAAGGGAATGTTGACGTAAGAAAATATAATACTGATAATGTTTTTACATTAAAGGCCGGAGAAAGCGCGGTTTTAAATAAAACGACTAGAGAGATTTCTGTATCAGAAACCAATGTATATGTGCATACAGCCTGGAGAGAAGGGAAAATGGTATTTAGAAGAGCAGGCTTTGATGAAATTGTAAAAAAACTTTCGCGTCACTTTAACGTTTTAATAGAGTTGCATGGACAAACTTTACACGAATATGAATATTCAGCGACTTTTACATCAGAAACACTCCCGGAGATATTAAGTTTACTTGAAAAATCGGCTCCTATCCGTTGTCAGATTATTGAGCCTGAAAAAAATGCAGATTTTACTTACGCAAAACGTCGCGTAATTATACGAGAGTATAAATAA